The DNA region CTTGATAGGAAGAGCTAGAACAAGACTAATGAGCTCTCGATCAGCAGGTGTCGTGAAAATCGACTCCATACCTTCAAGCTTAACCTCACGCTTACGCCATACTCTGCCTAGCATATTTTTGCAATGATTAGTGAGTACCCGGATTAACCAAGCCTTCTCATGTTCTTCGTCATTGAACACGGGACCCTTTTCCATTAACTTAATAAAGGTATCCTGTATCGCTTCCTCTGCATCTTCCTTATTGCCAAGATGAACAATCGCGATTTTGAACAGCGTGTGTGCGTATTTCTCGTAAGAGCCTGGCACATGTTCGCCCGGCCGGAGCAAATTTTGCTGCATGGCTATTCTGTCCTCCTTTACCTTTAACACAGTTAAGGACGTGAATCGGTCACATTTTGTTCCTTGTATTCCCATATTATTTTCCTTCACTCTAGTTTCTGTTCTAGATTCTGTCACAACCTGACTCGAAAGTGCCATTCAAAATTTGATATGCTTAAGCTACAATGGTAAGTAGTTTATGAGAGAAGAAAGGCTGATAGTTAGCCTTGATTAAAAGTTTTATTCTATGAGGTGATGTAATTGGGAAATACAGCAATGAATAAAAAGCTCCTCTTTATTTTAGGAGGAATTGTTCTACTGGTTCTACTTGGAGGCATTCTGTGGATAGGTGTGTTCCAGCAGGCTGGGGAGCCGTTAGACGTACTAAATCAAATAGAGCCATTTACATTAGAGGATGTTATGGTAGGGGATACGTATAACTCTGATAATGATAAAATTAAGCTTTTATCCTTCATTTTTATTAACTGTCCAGATGGCGTTTGTCCTACAACGATGATAGATTATAAGGAACTAGAGGAAACGCTGAAGGATCAAAACTTGTTTGGTGATGAGGTAGAGCTTCTGTCCATTACCTTTGACCCTGAAAGAGATACAACAGAGTTACTACGTGAGTATGGTGAAGCCTTTCAGGTAGATGCAGAGGGCTGGAGAGTATTGAGGGGCTCAGAAGAGGAGATTAAAGCGGTAGCTGATGGTCTCAAGTTCTTTTACGGCTTGAACGAGGATGGAACGGGTTATCACTCCACAACGATGTTTCTTCTAGATGCTGATCATCAGGTCCGGGGCCTATATTTAATGAGCAACACAAATCAAGGTATGGATCAGGAGGCTATCCTAGAAGGTATTAATAAGCTAGTGAAAGAGTAATTAGCTTAGCTTATAAACATAAAAGAGAAGGAAAAAGAGCAGACGACGATGCTGCTCTTTTTCGTGGTATAGGCTAGACAAGTATTATTTAGAGTTTCATATTCAAAGGGCACATGTTGAGAGTGATTTCTTTCCTTAACTGACATTGAAATGAGCAAAATAGAGTAGAGATTTAAAGCGTTTAACATCGCCCTCACCTTGATGATAGGGGAAACAAAGACTCGGAAGAAATAACCATCCACAGTTAATCCTTCCGAGTATGATTTGTATTTATTTTTACTAGAAGTGCTTTAAGTTCGCGCACTTCATTTCGTAGTGCAGTCAGTTCATGATTAACAGAGGTCACTTTAACATCGATCACATCTTCTTTTTCAAAAAGCTGAGCTCGTTCCGCTTCGTTGGCTTTTTCTACGTTACTCACAATAACTCCGATAAATAAGTTGATAATCACAAAAGAACCTACAAGAATAAATGTAATAAAATATATCCATGCCCAAGGAGCCTGCTCTAGCATAGGGCGCATTACTCCACTAGACCAGGAATCAAGCGTGACAAGCTGAAACAAGGTAAGCAACGTATCGTGCAGGGTACCAAACAGCTCAGGCTCCAATTTAGAAAATAGCATCGTCCCAACAACAGCAAAGATATAGAAAATCAATCCTAGTAAAAGCATAATATTCCCTAGCGCAGGAATGGTAAGTAAAAGAGCATTAACGACTCGGCGTAGAGAAGGAATAATGGAAATGGTCCGCAACAGTCGTAAAACACGCAAAATCCGTAGGACGGTTACAAAGCTTGCCCCTGCAAAAAGATGTCCAGCCGAC from Bacillus horti includes:
- a CDS encoding RNA polymerase sigma factor, which encodes MQQNLLRPGEHVPGSYEKYAHTLFKIAIVHLGNKEDAEEAIQDTFIKLMEKGPVFNDEEHEKAWLIRVLTNHCKNMLGRVWRKREVKLEGMESIFTTPADRELISLVLALPIKYKNVIHLYYYEDYSVREISEILKISESAVKMRLQRGRQLLKLDLEGEQKHEAGQF
- a CDS encoding SCO family protein; translated protein: MNKKLLFILGGIVLLVLLGGILWIGVFQQAGEPLDVLNQIEPFTLEDVMVGDTYNSDNDKIKLLSFIFINCPDGVCPTTMIDYKELEETLKDQNLFGDEVELLSITFDPERDTTELLREYGEAFQVDAEGWRVLRGSEEEIKAVADGLKFFYGLNEDGTGYHSTTMFLLDADHQVRGLYLMSNTNQGMDQEAILEGINKLVKE
- a CDS encoding ion transporter; this encodes MKETNSTQQPTAFRDRADVVVNHPFFTAAVMVLILINAIIVGLETYPAILQKYHTLLGIADRILLWLFTIEIVLRLIVAKPTLSYFKDPWNLFDFTIVSAGHLFAGASFVTVLRILRVLRLLRTISIIPSLRRVVNALLLTIPALGNIMLLLGLIFYIFAVVGTMLFSKLEPELFGTLHDTLLTLFQLVTLDSWSSGVMRPMLEQAPWAWIYFITFILVGSFVIINLFIGVIVSNVEKANEAERAQLFEKEDVIDVKVTSVNHELTALRNEVRELKALLVKINTNHTRKD